The Rissa tridactyla isolate bRisTri1 chromosome 16, bRisTri1.patW.cur.20221130, whole genome shotgun sequence genome includes a window with the following:
- the TNFRSF9 gene encoding tumor necrosis factor receptor superfamily member 9, producing MGAAAARAGRALLPAALLALALSPRPAAALPCGAHCPAGTFVVSGGCGPGASCRPCPTGTFSTVAELGGCTLCRKCEGRFRYLRVCSSKSDAECTCQEGYHCGGKGCSRCDRSCGVGQESTGSDCQTCRYGTFNDQPNGSCKNWTKCSADQVLEPGTAEKDVVCKHASDNPTLVTTLPTTSAMPFSITVPGKDIQMDIIRISLTVAGLLCIVFLLPSCVSFSIWQKKKLHAVFKKMHTTPEQSIQEDDACSCRFPEEEQGEYQDHGKSTEFRDLLVN from the exons ATGGgagcggcggcagcgcgggcggGACGGGCGCTCCTACCGGCAGCGCTGCTGGCGCTGGCGCTGAGCccgcggcccgccgccgccttGCCCTGCGGCGCCCACTGCCCAGCGG GTACCTTCGTGGTGAGCGGCGGCTGCGGGCCCGGCGCAAGCTGCCGGCCGTGCCCCACCGGCACCTTCTCCACCGTGGCGGAGCTCGGCGGCTGCACCCTCTGCAGGAAGTGCGAAG GAAGATTCAGGTATTTGAGAGTGTGTTCCTCCAAGAGCGATGCTGAATGCACCTGCCAGGAGGGGTATCACTGCGGCGGCAAGGGCTGCTCCCGCTGCGACCGAAGCTGTGGCGTGGGCCAGGAGAGCACCGGGAGCG ATTGCCAAACTTGCCGCTATGGAACTTTTAATGATCAGCCCAATGGCTCCTGTAAAAACTGGACAAA GTGCTCTGCAGACCAGGTCCTGGAGCCTGGAACTGCAGAAAAAGATGTCGTTTGCAAACATGCTTCAGATAATCCCACTTTAGTCACTACTCTGCCTACAACATCTGCAATGCCATTTTCTATCACTGTGCCAG GGAAGGACATCCAGATGGACATTATCAGAATTTCTCTTACTGTAGCTGGGCTGTTGTGCATAGTGTTTCTGCTACCCTCGTGTGTATCCTTCAGTATctggcagaaaaagaaactacATGCTGTCTTCAAGAAAA tgcatACCACACCTGAACAGTCAATTCAGGAAGACGATGCCTGCAGCTGCCGCTTTCCCGAGGAAGAACAAGGTGAATATCAGGACCATGGCAAATCCACAGAATTCAGAGATCTTTTGGTGAACTAG